In a single window of the Flavobacterium ammoniigenes genome:
- a CDS encoding acyl-ACP desaturase: MSIKNIRLEVMQFLEKNVDSFVEQYLIPVENIWQPTDFLPDSQSENFFEEVKELREIAKDLPYDFWVAMVGDTITEEALPTYESWLMEVEGVNNLERNGWSSWIRQWTGEENRHGDMLNKYLYLSGRVNMREVEITTQHLINDGFDIGTGRDPYKNFVYTSFQELATYVSHNRVSQIAKKYGDNKLSKMCKMIAGDEMRHHHAYSEFVNRIFQVDPSEMMLAFQYMMKQKIVMPAHFLRESGQQISSAFENFSDSAQRIGVYTANDYVEIMQKLIDKWQIDKISGLTDEAEKARDYLMKLPARMAKISERIVIPQESYIFKWVEPATL; encoded by the coding sequence ATGTCAATTAAAAACATTCGTTTAGAAGTGATGCAGTTTTTGGAAAAAAACGTGGATAGCTTCGTAGAACAGTACTTAATTCCAGTAGAAAACATTTGGCAACCCACTGATTTTTTACCTGATTCACAAAGTGAAAACTTTTTTGAAGAAGTAAAAGAACTGAGAGAAATTGCTAAAGATTTACCCTATGATTTTTGGGTAGCCATGGTAGGAGATACCATTACAGAGGAAGCATTGCCTACCTATGAGTCTTGGTTGATGGAAGTTGAAGGGGTTAATAATTTAGAAAGAAACGGCTGGTCTAGCTGGATTCGTCAATGGACAGGAGAAGAAAACCGCCACGGAGACATGTTAAATAAATACTTGTATTTGTCGGGTCGTGTGAACATGCGTGAGGTTGAAATTACAACTCAACATTTAATTAATGATGGATTTGATATTGGTACTGGAAGAGACCCGTATAAAAATTTTGTATATACTAGTTTTCAAGAGTTAGCTACTTATGTTTCACACAATAGAGTATCACAAATTGCTAAAAAATACGGAGACAATAAATTGTCTAAAATGTGTAAAATGATTGCTGGAGACGAGATGCGTCACCACCATGCGTATAGCGAATTTGTGAATCGAATTTTCCAAGTAGATCCAAGCGAAATGATGTTAGCGTTTCAATACATGATGAAACAAAAAATAGTAATGCCTGCGCATTTCTTAAGAGAATCAGGACAACAGATCAGTTCAGCATTTGAAAATTTTTCGGATTCAGCACAACGAATTGGAGTTTATACCGCCAATGATTATGTAGAGATCATGCAAAAGCTAATCGATAAATGGCAAATTGATAAAATTTCAGGTTTAACAGACGAAGCCGAAAAAGCAAGAGATTATTTAATGAAATTACCTGCTAGAATGGCTAAAATTTCGGAAAGAATCGTGATTCCTCAAGAGTCCTATATCTTTAAATGGGTAGAACCGGCTACATTGTAA
- a CDS encoding lysophospholipid acyltransferase family protein, translating to MQKLISYPLSIIYYLCFGLCLVVFHPIQWVCFNVFGYQAHKKSVDVLNLFLVRCTNLLGTSYEFENTELIPKKVPVIFVANHQSLYDIVAMIWYLRDFHCKFVSKKELGKGIPSVSYNLNHGGSVLIDRKDPKQAIPVIKGLSEYIEKNTRSAVIFPEGTRSKTGKPKPFAQSGLKILCKYAPSAYVVPITINNSWKMVRFGAFPMGLGNRLKFTIHPPLQVSEHTFEEIVEKAEKAVLEGIQI from the coding sequence ATGCAAAAACTAATTTCGTATCCTCTTTCCATTATTTACTATTTGTGTTTTGGACTTTGTTTGGTTGTTTTTCATCCAATTCAATGGGTATGCTTCAACGTTTTTGGTTACCAAGCACATAAAAAAAGTGTCGATGTATTAAACCTGTTTTTAGTGCGTTGTACCAATCTTTTAGGAACGAGTTATGAGTTTGAAAATACGGAACTTATTCCAAAGAAAGTACCCGTAATTTTTGTAGCCAATCATCAGAGTTTGTATGATATAGTGGCTATGATTTGGTACTTGAGAGACTTTCATTGCAAGTTTGTGAGCAAGAAAGAATTGGGAAAAGGAATTCCAAGCGTGTCCTACAATTTGAATCACGGAGGCTCTGTTTTAATTGACCGAAAAGACCCTAAACAAGCTATTCCTGTTATCAAAGGATTGTCTGAATATATTGAAAAAAACACCCGTTCTGCAGTCATTTTTCCGGAAGGAACCCGAAGCAAAACCGGAAAACCAAAACCGTTCGCGCAAAGCGGATTGAAAATATTATGTAAGTACGCCCCTTCTGCTTATGTGGTCCCAATTACCATCAACAATTCATGGAAGATGGTTCGATTTGGTGCTTTCCCAATGGGTTTAGGTAACCGCCTCAAATTTACCATTCATCCGCCATTACAAGTGAGTGAACATACATTTGAAGAAATTGTCGAAAAAGCTGAAAAAGCAGTATTAGAAGGAATACAAATTTAA
- the rnpA gene encoding ribonuclease P protein component has product MNFNYPKNEKLKSKITIGLLFSEGKSVSKYPLRLVYHSGNLGDKQLLKVGVSVSKKYFKKAVDRNYFKRVLRETYRLNQHLLKDQLHQPYALMFFYQSKDRLSFEEINTKTIQLIEKFLAQINAVSKEEQK; this is encoded by the coding sequence ATGAATTTCAATTATCCAAAAAACGAAAAACTAAAAAGCAAGATCACTATCGGATTATTATTTTCCGAAGGGAAATCCGTATCCAAATACCCCTTGCGATTAGTCTATCATTCGGGTAACTTGGGAGACAAACAGCTTTTAAAAGTTGGCGTATCGGTGTCTAAAAAATACTTCAAAAAAGCGGTTGATCGCAATTATTTCAAGCGTGTTTTACGCGAGACCTACCGACTCAATCAACATTTGCTCAAAGACCAACTTCATCAGCCGTATGCGTTAATGTTTTTTTACCAAAGCAAAGACCGCTTGTCTTTTGAAGAAATAAATACCAAAACCATTCAATTAATTGAGAAATTTTTAGCTCAAATAAATGCTGTTTCAAAGGAAGAGCAAAAGTAA
- a CDS encoding OmpA family protein, with amino-acid sequence MEKLLKIVFLLLFLNGIAQEKITQNVYFDFDVDLLKEPQKDLLCDFFQKIDSSQIHSVRVFGYCDDRGTASYNFNLSDRRVTTVEKILLNLGLNPKKLIALEGKGRILINIDSEPDLNQTRSKNRRVEVVIEQIIPEFFMGIPRLFSDFHLPHQKGDRIYLENVRFGVGSSYLDLKSRAILDKIVVFLKTNPYIEFEVQGHVCCTPKKFSDAIDKDTKERKLSYNRAKAVYRYLVMRKIDPSRMTFKGFGNQFPIGKEPELDRRVELVITKC; translated from the coding sequence ATGGAAAAGCTACTCAAAATAGTGTTTTTACTACTGTTTCTTAACGGGATTGCTCAAGAAAAAATTACGCAAAACGTGTATTTTGATTTTGATGTAGACCTGCTTAAAGAACCACAAAAAGACCTGCTTTGTGATTTTTTTCAAAAAATAGACAGCAGTCAAATACATTCGGTTCGTGTATTTGGGTACTGTGATGATCGCGGCACTGCTTCTTACAATTTTAATTTGTCTGACCGAAGGGTAACTACTGTTGAAAAAATCTTACTCAACCTGGGATTGAATCCGAAGAAACTAATTGCATTAGAAGGCAAAGGAAGAATTCTGATTAACATAGACTCTGAACCTGATTTAAATCAAACCCGCTCCAAAAATCGTAGAGTAGAAGTTGTGATAGAACAAATTATACCTGAATTTTTCATGGGAATTCCCCGCTTATTTTCTGATTTTCATTTGCCGCATCAAAAAGGAGATCGAATCTATTTAGAAAATGTTCGGTTTGGAGTGGGAAGTAGTTATTTGGATTTGAAGTCAAGAGCTATTTTAGACAAAATTGTCGTTTTTTTGAAGACCAATCCGTATATAGAATTTGAGGTACAAGGACATGTTTGCTGTACTCCAAAAAAATTTTCGGATGCAATTGACAAGGATACCAAAGAAAGAAAATTATCGTATAACAGAGCCAAAGCCGTTTATCGCTATTTAGTAATGAGAAAGATTGATCCTTCGCGTATGACTTTTAAAGGGTTTGGCAATCAATTCCCTATTGGCAAAGAACCCGAACTAGACCGACGTGTAGAATTGGTAATCACCAAATGTTAA
- a CDS encoding GNAT family N-acetyltransferase: MALEWTIKSFESLSVHELYDILRLRSEIFVVEQNCVYLDLDGKDQKALHLFGTFDGKIVAHARLFKPGISFIHASIGRVTVDAKHRDKKWGHELMRQAIAGVFENYGETEITIGAQLYLKKFYESHGFVQTSEMYLEDDIPHIQMEKSH, from the coding sequence ATGGCATTAGAATGGACGATTAAATCTTTTGAATCACTTTCTGTACACGAATTGTATGATATCCTTCGCTTGCGAAGTGAAATCTTTGTAGTAGAGCAAAACTGTGTGTATCTTGATTTGGATGGCAAAGACCAAAAAGCATTGCATCTTTTTGGAACGTTTGATGGTAAAATTGTAGCACATGCTCGACTATTTAAACCCGGAATTTCATTCATTCATGCTTCCATTGGTCGTGTAACTGTCGATGCAAAACACAGAGACAAAAAATGGGGTCATGAATTAATGCGTCAAGCCATAGCTGGAGTTTTTGAAAATTATGGAGAGACAGAGATCACCATTGGTGCCCAACTCTATTTGAAAAAATTCTACGAAAGCCATGGATTTGTGCAAACCAGTGAAATGTATTTAGAAGACGATATTCCGCACATTCAAATGGAGAAAAGCCATTAA
- a CDS encoding DUF4837 family protein, whose product MNKALFLCLFLSVFLVSCFKKEAGIALKTTGKINTIAVIIDDQLWNGEIGDSIRNKFAAPVLGLPQEEPLFTINQYPVSLLEGFARDTRSILVIKKEAINKFEIKKNQYASPQNVFHISGKTTADIVQLLEQHSPQIILQIKKGEITENQRIQQKSLLPTASIKNRFQISIQVPSDFEQVLVKPNFVWLKKKIISGSSSLLVYQVPMNTIIKSNTAVAILSMRDSIGKFVQGTEPNSYMIREKGYTPYFFTSTLDNLLAYETRGTWQLQNDYMSGPFINYTIVDSINKRLVVLEGFCYSPSKEKRDVMHELDAIMHSVHVLKNNTFTPNKK is encoded by the coding sequence ATGAATAAGGCCCTTTTCTTATGTCTATTTCTTTCGGTTTTTTTAGTTTCTTGTTTTAAGAAAGAAGCTGGAATAGCTCTTAAAACAACTGGAAAAATCAATACAATTGCTGTGATTATTGATGACCAATTGTGGAACGGAGAAATTGGCGATAGCATACGAAATAAATTTGCCGCACCAGTACTAGGACTCCCTCAAGAAGAACCTCTTTTTACTATCAATCAATATCCCGTTTCATTATTAGAGGGTTTTGCTAGAGATACTCGATCAATTCTTGTTATTAAAAAAGAGGCAATAAATAAGTTCGAAATCAAGAAGAACCAATACGCTTCTCCACAAAATGTGTTTCATATTTCTGGAAAAACCACAGCCGATATAGTGCAGTTATTAGAACAACATTCTCCCCAAATAATTCTTCAAATTAAAAAAGGGGAAATTACTGAAAACCAACGAATACAACAAAAATCACTTCTTCCAACGGCATCGATTAAGAACCGATTTCAAATTAGCATTCAAGTTCCATCTGATTTTGAGCAGGTGTTGGTTAAACCAAATTTTGTTTGGTTAAAGAAAAAAATAATAAGCGGAAGTAGTAGCTTGTTAGTGTATCAAGTTCCGATGAATACCATTATTAAATCCAATACAGCGGTTGCTATTCTTAGCATGAGAGATTCTATTGGAAAGTTTGTTCAAGGAACAGAGCCTAATTCTTATATGATAAGGGAAAAAGGGTATACTCCCTATTTCTTCACATCTACTCTTGACAACCTATTGGCGTATGAAACCAGAGGTACTTGGCAACTGCAAAACGATTATATGTCGGGACCGTTTATCAATTACACTATAGTGGATTCTATTAATAAACGATTGGTAGTTTTAGAAGGATTTTGTTATTCGCCTTCTAAAGAAAAAAGAGACGTCATGCATGAATTAGATGCAATTATGCATTCGGTTCATGTACTTAAAAACAATACATTTACCCCAAATAAAAAATAA
- a CDS encoding LysM peptidoglycan-binding domain-containing protein translates to MKIKLLILPFFLLLSFSLFAQESVEKTGTPKAEIKLTYLDSIKKTFVKDDLAACVDSLWLKELSNLDIFNNLSDDIQNINMDVQVDYELPTELLKARLQEMDEKSPFHIEYNQGLENIIKSFLKNRKRSFERLMAVSEYYFPLFEEAFDKQNVPLEIKYLAVVESALNPKAVSRVGATGLWQFMYQTGKQYGLKIDSYVDERSDPLKASEAAAQYMKNMYAIFGDWDLVLASYNSGPGNVAKAIRRSGGQQNYWNIRKNLPKETQGYLPAFLATMYIYEYHKEHGIKPERAPIKQFATDTVMIKRQMSFKQISELIDIPVAQLQILNPSYKLNIVPAYKDQTHFLRLPQDKMAVFTSNESKIYAYVDREANLRERPFQIVRPIVSQDSVNTFQRLAQAKVRYYRVKRGDNLSTIAQKYDVAVDDLKKWNNIKGNKVAYGKNLKINGVEAEEKSSAIAKVEIDKKGIQKDSLASSTASFYVVQKGDNLSNIAKKFNVTVADIQDWNKLTTKNLPLGMALQVVKNPTNKEEVAIVTPERKDIQYMVQKGDNLSNIAKKFGATLEDLKQWNNLTSNAIALGSSIIVAKNEIAIVTNKASVASFKKKDDYSNPTSKEVEYYVKKGDSLYSISKKYPGVTIADLKKWNNIKSEELKPGMKLKING, encoded by the coding sequence ATGAAAATAAAACTCCTTATACTTCCTTTTTTTCTCCTTTTATCGTTCTCGCTATTTGCGCAAGAATCGGTTGAAAAAACAGGGACTCCTAAAGCAGAAATAAAGCTTACGTACTTAGATTCTATCAAAAAAACATTTGTTAAAGACGATTTAGCTGCCTGTGTAGACAGTTTGTGGTTAAAGGAATTGTCTAATTTAGACATCTTCAACAACCTATCCGATGATATTCAAAATATCAATATGGATGTTCAAGTAGATTACGAGTTACCTACTGAATTATTAAAAGCCAGACTTCAGGAAATGGACGAGAAGTCGCCTTTTCATATTGAATACAACCAAGGTTTAGAAAACATCATCAAGTCCTTTTTAAAAAATAGAAAACGTTCTTTTGAACGTTTAATGGCGGTTTCCGAATATTATTTTCCTTTATTCGAAGAGGCTTTTGACAAACAAAATGTTCCTCTTGAAATTAAATATTTAGCCGTGGTTGAGTCGGCATTAAACCCTAAAGCGGTTTCTAGAGTAGGAGCAACAGGACTTTGGCAATTTATGTATCAAACTGGAAAACAGTACGGATTGAAAATCGATTCGTATGTTGACGAAAGAAGCGATCCTTTAAAAGCAAGTGAAGCCGCTGCTCAATACATGAAAAACATGTACGCTATTTTTGGCGATTGGGACTTGGTTTTGGCATCTTATAACTCTGGACCAGGAAATGTGGCAAAAGCGATTCGCCGTTCTGGAGGGCAACAAAATTATTGGAACATCCGTAAAAATTTACCTAAAGAAACCCAAGGCTATTTGCCCGCATTTCTAGCAACCATGTACATTTATGAATACCATAAAGAACACGGAATTAAACCAGAAAGAGCGCCGATCAAGCAATTTGCTACTGATACAGTAATGATCAAAAGACAAATGTCGTTCAAACAAATTTCTGAATTGATTGATATTCCAGTGGCTCAATTGCAAATTTTGAATCCGTCATACAAACTAAATATCGTTCCAGCGTACAAAGACCAAACCCATTTTTTGAGATTGCCTCAAGATAAGATGGCAGTTTTTACTTCAAACGAATCGAAGATTTATGCCTATGTTGATAGAGAGGCCAACTTAAGAGAACGACCATTTCAAATTGTTCGACCAATTGTATCTCAAGATTCTGTGAATACATTTCAGCGATTGGCACAAGCTAAAGTGCGCTATTATCGAGTGAAACGGGGAGACAATTTAAGCACCATTGCACAGAAATATGATGTTGCCGTTGACGATCTAAAAAAATGGAATAATATCAAAGGAAACAAAGTTGCTTACGGCAAGAACCTTAAAATTAACGGAGTTGAAGCTGAGGAAAAATCTTCGGCTATAGCCAAGGTTGAAATCGACAAAAAAGGAATTCAGAAAGACAGTTTGGCTAGTTCAACAGCTTCATTCTACGTCGTTCAAAAAGGAGATAATTTAAGTAACATTGCCAAAAAATTCAATGTTACTGTCGCTGATATACAAGATTGGAACAAGTTGACTACTAAAAACCTTCCGTTAGGAATGGCTCTTCAAGTAGTGAAAAATCCAACTAATAAGGAAGAAGTTGCCATAGTGACTCCTGAAAGAAAAGACATTCAATACATGGTGCAAAAAGGAGATAATTTAAGCAATATCGCTAAGAAATTTGGAGCAACTTTAGAGGATTTGAAGCAATGGAATAATTTGACTTCGAATGCAATTGCTTTAGGAAGCTCTATAATTGTTGCCAAAAATGAAATTGCGATTGTAACCAATAAAGCTTCAGTAGCTAGTTTTAAAAAGAAAGATGATTATAGTAACCCTACCAGTAAAGAGGTTGAGTACTATGTTAAAAAAGGAGATTCATTGTATAGCATTTCAAAAAAATACCCAGGAGTAACTATTGCTGATTTAAAGAAATGGAACAATATTAAAAGTGAAGAATTAAAACCGGGAATGAAATTAAAAATTAACGGATAA
- a CDS encoding phosphoglycerate kinase, with amino-acid sequence MKTVNDFNFKNKKAIIRVDFNVPLDENFNVTDATRIEAAKPTIDKILADGGSVILMSHLGRPKGVEEKYSLKHILKTASAILGVPVQFAANCVGAEAKAASEKLQSGEVLLLENLRFHAEEEAGDLAFAKELASLGDIYVNDAFGTAHRAHASTTIIAQFFPNDKCFGTLLAKEIESLNKVLKNSVKPVTAVLGGSKVSSKITVIENILDKVDHMIIGGGMTFTFVKALGGKIGDSICEDDKQELALEILRLAKEKGVQIHIPVDVVAGDKFSNDANTQVVDVRAIPDGWEGMDAGPKSLENFKKVILESKTILWNGPLGVFEMPTFAKGTIALGEFIAESTANGAFSLVGGGDSVAAVKQFGFEDKVSYVSTGGGAMLEMLEGRVLPGIAAILE; translated from the coding sequence ATGAAAACGGTAAACGATTTTAATTTTAAAAATAAAAAAGCAATCATTCGCGTTGATTTTAACGTGCCTTTGGATGAAAATTTCAATGTAACAGATGCAACACGTATTGAAGCTGCAAAACCAACAATTGATAAAATTTTGGCTGACGGTGGAAGCGTTATTTTAATGTCGCATTTAGGTCGTCCAAAAGGAGTTGAGGAAAAATATTCTTTGAAACACATCTTAAAAACAGCTTCGGCTATTTTAGGGGTACCGGTTCAATTTGCTGCAAATTGTGTTGGAGCTGAAGCCAAAGCTGCCTCAGAAAAATTACAATCAGGAGAAGTTTTATTGTTAGAAAACTTACGTTTTCATGCGGAAGAAGAAGCCGGAGATCTGGCTTTCGCTAAAGAATTAGCTTCATTAGGAGATATTTATGTTAACGATGCTTTTGGAACCGCACACCGCGCACACGCTTCGACGACCATCATTGCGCAATTTTTCCCAAATGACAAATGTTTTGGAACTTTGCTTGCTAAAGAAATTGAAAGCTTAAACAAAGTATTAAAGAACAGTGTAAAACCAGTAACTGCAGTTCTTGGAGGATCTAAAGTATCTTCCAAAATTACGGTGATCGAAAATATTTTAGACAAAGTAGACCACATGATTATTGGTGGTGGAATGACCTTTACTTTTGTAAAAGCGTTAGGTGGAAAAATTGGAGATTCTATTTGTGAAGACGACAAACAAGAATTAGCTCTAGAAATTTTGCGTTTAGCTAAAGAAAAAGGAGTTCAAATTCACATTCCAGTGGATGTGGTTGCCGGAGATAAATTCTCAAATGACGCCAATACGCAAGTAGTTGACGTAAGAGCAATTCCTGACGGATGGGAAGGAATGGACGCAGGGCCTAAGTCATTAGAAAACTTCAAAAAAGTAATTTTAGAGTCTAAAACAATTCTTTGGAACGGACCTCTAGGGGTTTTTGAAATGCCAACTTTTGCTAAAGGAACTATCGCTTTAGGAGAATTCATAGCTGAATCAACCGCAAACGGAGCATTCTCACTTGTAGGTGGAGGCGATTCAGTTGCGGCTGTAAAACAATTTGGTTTTGAAGATAAAGTAAGTTATGTTTCAACTGGAGGAGGTGCCATGTTAGAAATGTTAGAAGGTAGAGTATTACCAGGAATTGCTGCTATTTTAGAATAA
- a CDS encoding type IX secretion system membrane protein PorP/SprF, giving the protein MKIIVVFCLLFVSFFGFSQELYPPVTSQYLSDNPFVLSPTFAGIGDNLRLRVNGLTQWVGIKDAPKTQSLFTDFRINNRSGIGFSFFNDSNGNTFQMGAKLTFAHHIILDYSTKQYLSFGLSYHINRFIIDINQFETTYEIPSIDPSINDNRTTFNSNFDVGLLYRNRAFYWSVIKTNLLPSTRTNNLNSKPSLSINYQLYLGYLIKNNSNVEIEPSIYYQLFSELHPSTTDFNIKFRRHATFGNYYWGGIGYRFTNNQLFKPFTISPMVGFKKANFYFGYSYQVDLNPFAAYNSGTHMLTLGFDFSQGSSNCVCTQN; this is encoded by the coding sequence ATGAAAATTATAGTAGTTTTTTGTTTGCTGTTCGTGTCTTTTTTTGGCTTTAGCCAAGAATTATATCCGCCTGTTACCTCACAATATTTGTCAGACAACCCTTTTGTTTTGTCGCCAACATTTGCTGGAATTGGCGATAATTTGCGACTACGCGTCAACGGGTTAACACAATGGGTAGGAATCAAAGACGCGCCAAAAACCCAATCGTTGTTTACTGATTTCAGAATAAATAACCGTTCAGGAATAGGGTTTTCATTTTTCAACGACAGCAATGGCAATACCTTTCAGATGGGAGCCAAGCTCACTTTTGCCCATCATATTATTTTAGATTATAGCACCAAACAGTATTTGTCTTTTGGACTTTCTTACCACATCAATCGTTTTATAATTGACATTAATCAATTCGAAACCACCTACGAAATTCCTTCTATTGACCCAAGTATTAATGACAATAGGACTACCTTTAATTCAAATTTTGATGTTGGACTTTTATATCGAAATCGGGCTTTCTATTGGAGTGTTATTAAAACTAATTTATTACCCAGTACTCGAACCAATAATTTAAATAGTAAACCGAGTTTGAGTATCAATTACCAACTCTATTTGGGTTATCTAATAAAGAATAATTCCAATGTCGAAATCGAACCTTCTATTTATTATCAGTTATTTTCCGAATTACACCCTTCAACAACTGATTTTAATATAAAATTTAGGCGACACGCTACTTTTGGCAATTATTATTGGGGCGGGATTGGCTATCGTTTCACAAACAATCAACTTTTTAAACCGTTTACAATTAGTCCCATGGTCGGATTTAAAAAAGCCAATTTCTATTTTGGTTATTCGTATCAAGTTGACTTGAACCCATTTGCCGCTTATAATTCAGGTACTCATATGCTAACTTTAGGTTTTGATTTTTCTCAAGGTAGTAGCAATTGTGTTTGCACCCAAAACTAA
- a CDS encoding T9SS type B sorting domain-containing protein produces MITSSQKYFCAFLFLALPMTKTLQAQTGTSLPSFTITAQVLQNANCNQKGILLAEAKDGLAPYQYQIVQAIPPGSSPIPPPPPTPIGSWSTSNTFSIAEGTYVLFAKDRLGVVVSTIKTITKDSVPKTLLTLANRCVPEGNFELQLAATQPGIPPYFLSINGSVFQTITLPYTLSNQNSGEYSLTLKDSNGCESAQTISIFSPLALSTASISQPSCTSDDGKIELATKGGSANLEYQIIGKLPTTNPVFTALSSGSFRFRVQDKTTGCFDEIEVKLESATPIAGLKLTATDVSCNGGNDGSITVHIDYSNSSTNDSSTYKYSIDKIHFQVSPLFLGLKAGSYTVDVISERGCTATGTITILEPEPLVVNLTIKTPLNCSVPPLLELVVNGGNPGYTFGSDGIVFNKTILNSPEEIEAGIGSYTIYVKDSKGCRSKSNEIRIDSIPGLFVEVDESLATIKCNGETTATITAKASGGVGIYRYSLVDELSNTLRPFQTSGVFTNLGAGNYSIKAESNNCSPAFSKRIIINDLAPLGLSLKSGGINEIMALPTGGVGNYTFTFEGEYYDDIPSYIYYTTQDFLVTVQDANGCTASVSQKFNYIDLCTPNYFTPNGDGLNDTWAPGCSTNYTNLVFSLYDRYGHELGTFRQGQSWDGSHQGVPLPSGDYWYLLKLNNSKDDREFVGHFTLYR; encoded by the coding sequence ATGATAACATCATCACAAAAGTATTTTTGTGCTTTTTTGTTTTTGGCTTTGCCAATGACAAAGACACTTCAAGCACAAACAGGAACTAGTTTACCTTCATTCACCATCACTGCTCAAGTGCTGCAAAATGCCAATTGCAATCAAAAAGGAATCCTCTTGGCAGAAGCCAAGGATGGGCTGGCCCCATATCAATATCAAATTGTACAAGCAATACCCCCAGGCAGTTCTCCAATACCGCCCCCGCCGCCAACTCCAATAGGTTCTTGGTCAACTTCCAATACATTTAGTATTGCTGAAGGAACCTATGTCCTATTTGCAAAAGACAGGCTGGGAGTTGTAGTATCAACAATTAAAACAATTACTAAAGATTCCGTCCCAAAAACGCTTTTAACCCTAGCCAACCGATGTGTTCCTGAAGGAAATTTCGAATTACAACTAGCAGCTACCCAACCAGGAATTCCGCCTTATTTTTTAAGTATAAATGGGAGTGTTTTTCAAACTATTACTTTACCCTACACTCTTTCTAATCAAAATTCTGGGGAGTATTCCCTCACTCTAAAAGACAGTAACGGATGTGAAAGTGCTCAGACAATTAGTATTTTTTCGCCTTTAGCACTTTCAACAGCATCCATCTCTCAGCCAAGCTGTACCTCAGATGATGGAAAAATTGAATTAGCAACCAAAGGAGGCTCCGCTAATTTGGAATACCAAATAATTGGCAAATTACCCACTACTAATCCAGTCTTTACTGCTCTTTCTTCGGGAAGTTTTAGATTTAGAGTCCAAGACAAAACAACTGGATGCTTTGATGAAATAGAAGTCAAACTAGAATCCGCAACCCCAATTGCAGGTTTGAAATTAACCGCTACAGATGTAAGTTGTAATGGGGGAAACGACGGCTCCATAACGGTTCATATTGATTATTCAAATAGTTCCACTAATGACAGCTCAACATATAAATACAGTATTGACAAAATTCATTTTCAGGTATCGCCACTTTTTTTAGGGTTAAAAGCAGGCAGTTATACCGTAGATGTAATTTCAGAAAGAGGTTGTACAGCAACAGGTACTATTACAATTTTGGAACCCGAACCGTTAGTTGTCAATTTAACTATTAAAACACCTTTGAATTGTAGTGTTCCGCCCCTTTTAGAATTAGTTGTTAATGGAGGCAATCCGGGTTATACTTTCGGTAGCGACGGTATTGTTTTTAATAAAACTATATTGAATTCCCCCGAAGAAATTGAAGCAGGGATTGGCTCGTATACTATTTATGTAAAAGATAGCAAAGGATGTCGTTCTAAATCGAATGAAATCAGGATTGATTCGATTCCAGGATTATTCGTGGAGGTAGACGAATCATTAGCTACTATTAAATGCAATGGCGAAACTACTGCAACCATTACCGCTAAAGCTTCAGGGGGAGTAGGAATATATCGCTATAGTTTAGTGGATGAATTAAGCAACACCCTACGTCCATTTCAAACTTCGGGAGTATTTACCAATCTTGGCGCTGGGAATTATAGCATTAAGGCAGAAAGCAATAATTGTTCTCCCGCTTTCTCGAAGCGGATTATTATTAATGATCTTGCGCCATTGGGCTTGAGTTTAAAATCCGGTGGAATAAACGAAATTATGGCTTTGCCAACAGGAGGTGTTGGGAATTATACATTCACTTTTGAAGGCGAATATTACGATGATATTCCAAGTTATATTTATTATACGACCCAAGATTTCTTGGTAACTGTTCAAGACGCAAATGGATGTACCGCATCCGTTTCTCAAAAATTCAATTACATAGACCTTTGCACACCGAATTATTTCACCCCAAATGGAGATGGACTCAATGACACTTGGGCTCCAGGGTGCAGTACTAATTATACCAATTTAGTTTTTTCCCTTTATGATCGTTATGGACATGAATTAGGCACTTTTCGTCAAGGACAATCTTGGGACGGAAGTCATCAAGGAGTACCTCTCCCTTCTGGGGATTATTGGTACCTATTGAAACTCAATAATTCTAAAGACGATAGAGAATTTGTAGGGCATTTTACACTATATAGATAA